TATAATTTCCAAAGGTTAGAATGACATTGCGATGAAGCACTTTATTCACTATTATACATTTATCAGAAAGGACCTCCTTATCAAAATGATCACTCTCTTTTTCTTCCTCCAGTAACTTATTATATTGTTCTTCAAGTTCCTTCAGCTTCACTATGGATTCAACGAGTTCCCTAATTTTAGCTTCTGATAATGAGGGTGCTCTCTCTTTAAGAAGTTTCAGGAATGCTACCTTTTTACTCACTAAAGAAATCTGTTCATTAAGTTCTTCTCTCATCTCAGCAAATTTACTCTTACGAAACTCCACTTCTAATAATTCAGTAGCAGCAATGCCAACTTCAGTTAGGATTCCCTGCTCACTTCCTATTTCATTAGCTATGATTTTGTTTTTTGCAAATACTTTTCCACCTCTGATTATTCCCTCATTATTATTAACTATAACATTTCCATCACATTCGACATTTGAATTTATTATATATCTTTCTACAAGAATATCATTCTTCACTTTAACAAAGGCGTCCTGTATGTAAGTAGACTTAAGATTGTTACCCGACTTAATTCTCGCCCTGCCATGCCCAATAATACCTAATCCAATTATTACATCCCCATTTTTGGATGTTACATAACCTGCTTCTACACTTCCACCAATGTGAACCGTCCCAGCAGCTTCAACAAGAAAACCTGATTTTACATCTCCTTCCACATTTAGAGATCCAAGGGTTTTAATATTTCCACTACTATAATCAACATTTTTCACTGTGATAACTTTATCAACATTTACTTTACCATTCTTAAGGTATGCATATCCATC
Above is a genomic segment from Candidatus Neomarinimicrobiota bacterium containing:
- a CDS encoding DUF342 domain-containing protein; amino-acid sequence: MKIEISEDKLKAYITIDEKDKIPSKVELMDMIWKSGVTHGIKENIINKLLEKKEPVKNLLIADGTPPVPGEDAKLVWYVDISTKPIDNEEDYVDLKELKLFEYVKKGQEIVSKLPRTSGRPGIAVTGEEIVIPGKDVSLPGGKNTTISEDGLTLYADIDGYAYLKNGKVNVDKVITVKNVDYSSGNIKTLGSLNVEGDVKSGFLVEAAGTVHIGGSVEAGYVTSKNGDVIIGLGIIGHGRARIKSGNNLKSTYIQDAFVKVKNDILVERYIINSNVECDGNVIVNNNEGIIRGGKVFAKNKIIANEIGSEQGILTEVGIAATELLEVEFRKSKFAEMREELNEQISLVSKKVAFLKLLKERAPSLSEAKIRELVESIVKLKELEEQYNKLLEEEKESDHFDKEVLSDKCIIVNKVLHRNVILTFGNYNHLTTKSYERVKVYKLGDELIFEKLDEEKVDGN